One genomic window of Nicotiana sylvestris chromosome 10, ASM39365v2, whole genome shotgun sequence includes the following:
- the LOC104229906 gene encoding glyceraldehyde-3-phosphate dehydrogenase B, chloroplastic-like, with protein sequence MASHAALAPSRIPTSTRLPAKNSHSFPTQCFSKKFEVAEFSGLRSSGCVTFSNRESSFFDVVSAQLTPKTTGSAPVKGETVAKLKVAINGFGRIGRNFLRCWHGRKDSPLDVIVVNDSGGVKNASHLLKYDSMLGTFKADVKIVDNETISVDGKHIKVVSSRDPLKLPWAELGIDIVIEGTGVFVDGPGAGKHIQAGAKKVIITAPAKGADIPTYVVGVNEQDYSHEVANIVSNASCTTNCLAPFVKVMDEEFGIVKGTMTTTHSYTGDQRLLDASHRDLRRARAAALNIVPTSTGAAKAVSLVLPQLKGKLNGIALRVPTPNVSVVDLVVNIEKKGISAEDVNAAFRKAADGPLNGILAVCDVPLVSVDFRCSDVSSTIDSSLTMVMGDDMVKVVAWYDNEWGYSQRVVDLAHLVASKWPGSSVEGSGDALEDYCKTNPADKECKVYE encoded by the exons AAATTTGAAGTAGCCGAGTTCTCTGGTCTTCGATCAAGTGGATGTGTGACATTTTCGAACAGGGAGTCGTCCTTCTTTGATGTTGTGTCTGCTCAACTCACTCCCAAG ACCACAGGATCAGCTCCTGTGAAGGGAGAAACTGTTGCCAAATTGAAGGTTGCTATCAATGGTTTTGGACGCATTGGCAGGAATTTCCTCCGTTGTTGGCATGGACGCAAAGATTCACCACTGGATGTCATCGTCGTCAATGACAGTGGCGGTGTCAAGAAT GCATCTCACTTGCTTAAGTATGATTCCATGCTCGGAACATTCAAGGCTGATGTGAAAATAGTGGATAATGAAACCATTAGCGTTGATGGAAAGCACATCAAGGTTGTCTCTAGCAGGGATCCTCTTAAGCTTCCTTGGGCTGAACTCGGTATTGACATTGTTATTGAG GGAACCGGTGTGTTCGTTGATGGTCCAGGTGCTGGGAAGCACATCCAAGCTGGTGCCAAGAAAGTTATTATCACTGCTCCAGCAAAAGGTGCTGATATTCCGACCTACGTTGTTGGAGTGAATGAACAAGACTACTCTCACGAGGTTGCCAATATCGTAAG CAATGCCTCTTGCACCACTAACTGCTTGGCTCCTTTTGTCAAAGTCATGGATGAAGAATTCG GTATTGTTAAGGGTACAATGACAACAACTCACTCTTACACCGGAGATCAG AGGCTTCTGGATGCTTCACACCGTGACTTGAGGAGAGCGAGAGCTGCAGCATTGAACATAGTCCCAACCAGCACTGGTGCAGCCAAGGCTGTTTCTCTAGTGCTACCCCAGCTCAAGGGCAAGCTCAATGGCATTGCTCTCCGAGTTCCAACACCTAATGTTTCGGTTGTTGACCTCGTTGTCAACATTGAGAAGAAAGGAATTTCAGCTGAAGATGTCAATGCAGCTTTCAGAAAGGCAGCTGACGGTCCACTGAATGGCATATTGGCTGTTTGTGATGTTCCACTCGTATCAGTTGATTTCCGATGCAGTGATGTTTCCTCCACCATTGACTCCTCTTTGACCATGGTTATGGGAGATGACATGGTCAAGGTTGTCGCTTGGTATGATAACGAGTGGGGATACAG CCAACGTGTGGTTGACTTGGCTCATCTGGTAGCAAGCAAATGGCCTGGTTCATCCGTGGAAGGAAGTGGAGACGCCTTGGAGGACTACTGCAAGACTAACCCTGCTGACAAGGAGTGCAAAGTCTACGAATAA